One genomic segment of Anaerobiospirillum thomasii includes these proteins:
- the lptC gene encoding LPS export ABC transporter periplasmic protein LptC: protein MSFILVIVSIVLYRFTTINDGNKDDIVANLPAFESSGFQGRSYSEHGDIKYEFSTSHVVFYKKDEVANIRQPQITYYEKLDNDRYRTYELTADEGTIKLHNFATLKGNILVVPKFKDAFISSIRAENMRYDLMKGIISSHDFIEIVGPNFKNTGSDFKIDLNKKQFRITDGPHATYFNN, encoded by the coding sequence ATGTCTTTTATACTGGTGATAGTATCCATTGTGCTCTATCGCTTTACCACTATAAACGACGGAAATAAAGATGATATAGTAGCCAATCTCCCTGCCTTTGAATCAAGTGGATTTCAGGGGCGTTCCTATAGCGAGCATGGTGATATCAAGTATGAATTTAGTACCTCACATGTTGTCTTTTATAAAAAAGATGAGGTAGCCAATATCAGACAGCCACAGATTACCTATTATGAAAAGCTTGATAATGACAGGTACAGAACCTATGAACTTACAGCAGATGAGGGCACTATAAAACTGCACAACTTTGCAACGCTCAAGGGTAATATCCTGGTTGTGCCAAAATTCAAAGATGCCTTTATAAGCAGTATAAGAGCTGAAAATATGCGCTATGATCTTATGAAAGGCATTATAAGCTCACATGATTTTATAGAAATAGTAGGACCTAATTTTAAAAATACAGGATCAGATTTTAAAATAGATCTTAATAAAAAACAGTTTAGGATTACAGATGGCCCACATGCAACATACTTCAATAATTAA
- the lptB gene encoding LPS export ABC transporter ATP-binding protein codes for MIELEAINLKKSYKKRTVVRDVSLKVHSGSVVGLLGPNGAGKTTSFYMIVGIITPEHGSVLLNGVDITHSPMHVRARHGLGYLPQENSIFRKLTVEQNIMGVAELVPDMTNAEKQQRVDELLEEFSITKIRKSLGMALSGGERRRVEIARALAANPKFILLDEPFAGVDPISVAEIKEIIRKLCKRGIGVLITDHNVRETLDVCQTAYIVNEGTIIAKGTAQEVLADKNVQASYLGDNFSL; via the coding sequence ATGATAGAGCTCGAGGCTATAAATCTTAAAAAATCATATAAAAAGCGCACTGTGGTACGTGATGTATCTCTTAAGGTGCACTCTGGAAGCGTTGTAGGTCTGCTAGGTCCCAATGGTGCGGGCAAAACCACATCCTTTTATATGATTGTAGGCATTATTACACCAGAGCATGGTTCTGTACTTTTAAACGGTGTGGATATTACGCACAGTCCTATGCATGTGCGTGCCAGACACGGTCTTGGCTATCTGCCTCAGGAAAATTCCATTTTCAGAAAGCTTACAGTTGAACAGAACATCATGGGTGTAGCCGAGCTTGTACCTGATATGACCAATGCTGAAAAACAGCAGCGCGTTGATGAGCTTTTAGAGGAATTTTCTATTACCAAGATTAGAAAATCCTTAGGTATGGCTCTCTCCGGCGGTGAAAGACGACGTGTTGAAATAGCAAGAGCCCTGGCCGCCAATCCTAAATTTATCCTGCTTGATGAGCCTTTTGCTGGTGTTGATCCTATTTCTGTAGCTGAAATCAAAGAGATTATACGTAAACTGTGCAAACGCGGTATCGGTGTACTTATCACAGATCATAATGTAAGAGAGACTTTAGATGTCTGCCAGACTGCCTATATTGTTAATGAAGGTACCATCATTGCCAAAGGCACTGCTCAGGAGGTTTTAGCTGACAAGAATGTACAGGCCTCCTATCTTGGAGACAACTTCTCACTGTAG
- a CDS encoding RNA polymerase factor sigma-54, producing MKNTLQLRQAQTQTLALTPQLQQAIKMLQLSTLELRQEIQQTLDLNPFLEMDESLDNPNMQSLEEMVEIEQQQSADFDVFDNDSSINAADISLSSEINLNDDGQHTEDMVSIFNEAGDSSVSSPSSELTQSVPSSEDKISDNYTQSSSHQKAFSADDDVFEGQTTESLYDHLKLQLDCSPLGDSDRAIALAILDGIDESGYLKISIEDIVQTVSSIYTDVDEDEVLAVLKVIQHYDPVGVGSRSVQEFLLIQLRELDAHTPFRNIAIRIIDDFLPQLTNRDFRTLCHKLSIKESTLKEAIGLITKLKPRPEVSTVYTKSDFVIPDVIVVKKEDGSFGVELNPNAIPRVRLNEQYKSLMVHAKSADEVQYFKSNLQEANWFLQSIYKRNDTLLKVAQSIIDHQGEFLQKGESAMKPMVLSDVAQQIEMHESTISRITTEKYIHTPRGTFELKYFFSSHVSTDDGEATSSTAIRALIKDLVSKENPRKPLSDNKIADELQSRGINVARRTIAKYRESLGIASSSQRKRLI from the coding sequence ATTAAAAACACACTTCAACTGCGTCAGGCGCAGACACAGACGCTAGCTCTGACCCCGCAGCTGCAGCAGGCCATCAAAATGCTGCAACTCTCAACACTTGAGCTGCGTCAGGAGATTCAGCAGACTCTCGATTTAAACCCTTTTCTTGAGATGGATGAAAGTCTTGATAATCCAAATATGCAATCTCTTGAGGAAATGGTAGAGATAGAGCAGCAGCAAAGTGCCGATTTTGATGTGTTTGACAATGACTCTTCCATAAATGCCGCCGACATTTCACTCTCAAGTGAAATCAATCTCAATGATGATGGTCAGCACACTGAGGATATGGTATCCATCTTCAATGAAGCAGGAGACAGTAGTGTATCTTCACCAAGCTCGGAGCTGACACAAAGTGTCCCTTCATCTGAGGATAAGATCTCTGACAACTATACACAAAGCTCAAGCCATCAGAAAGCCTTTAGCGCCGATGATGATGTCTTTGAAGGACAGACCACAGAGAGCCTTTATGATCACCTAAAGCTGCAGCTTGACTGCTCACCGCTTGGAGATTCTGATAGGGCCATTGCCCTTGCCATATTAGATGGCATTGATGAGTCAGGCTATCTTAAAATTTCAATAGAGGATATTGTGCAGACTGTCTCATCCATCTATACAGATGTAGATGAAGATGAGGTCTTAGCTGTCCTCAAAGTTATACAGCACTATGATCCTGTAGGTGTAGGCTCACGTTCTGTTCAGGAGTTTTTACTCATACAGCTGCGCGAGCTTGATGCCCATACTCCTTTTAGAAATATAGCCATACGTATTATTGATGATTTTCTGCCACAGCTTACCAACCGTGACTTTAGAACACTCTGTCATAAGCTGTCTATAAAGGAAAGCACCCTAAAAGAGGCTATTGGTCTTATCACCAAGTTAAAACCAAGACCAGAGGTCTCAACTGTATATACCAAATCAGACTTTGTCATACCTGATGTCATAGTGGTCAAGAAAGAAGATGGCAGCTTTGGAGTTGAATTAAATCCAAATGCCATACCGCGCGTCAGACTCAATGAGCAATATAAATCTTTAATGGTCCATGCTAAAAGCGCAGATGAGGTGCAGTATTTCAAATCCAACCTGCAGGAGGCCAACTGGTTTTTACAGAGTATATACAAGCGCAATGACACATTGCTCAAAGTAGCTCAGAGTATTATTGACCATCAAGGTGAATTTTTACAAAAAGGCGAGAGTGCCATGAAGCCTATGGTGCTCTCTGATGTGGCACAGCAGATTGAAATGCACGAATCAACAATCTCGCGTATTACCACAGAAAAGTATATTCATACCCCTCGTGGCACCTTTGAGCTTAAGTACTTTTTCTCAAGCCATGTCAGCACAGATGATGGTGAGGCCACATCATCTACAGCCATACGCGCTTTAATTAAAGATCTTGTATCTAAGGAAAACCCCCGTAAACCGCTGTCTGACAACAAGATTGCCGATGAGCTGCAAAGCCGCGGTATCAATGTTGCACGCCGTACTATTGCCAAATACCGTGAATCTTTAGGCATTGCCTCATCAAGTCAGAGAAAGCGTCTTATCTAG
- the lptA gene encoding lipopolysaccharide transport periplasmic protein LptA produces MAHMQHTSIIKTALLVFLMGVAPAFALQSDYSQPINVVSKEQLADLSNDKIIFQGDVKATQGTMEIVADKIEVTRSKSGKLKSIIAYGTPVTFKQLLDNGKPINTRSATLSYMPQESLVVLSGKASIWQGESRMEGERIEYNIKTQKMRANNQKAQGGRVSSTFIPSELQKQK; encoded by the coding sequence ATGGCCCACATGCAACATACTTCAATAATTAAAACTGCTCTTTTAGTTTTTCTTATGGGCGTCGCACCTGCATTTGCATTGCAGAGTGACTACTCTCAGCCCATAAATGTGGTGTCAAAAGAGCAGCTTGCCGATCTTAGCAACGATAAAATCATCTTTCAGGGTGATGTAAAGGCAACTCAGGGTACAATGGAAATTGTAGCTGACAAGATTGAGGTGACACGCTCTAAAAGTGGTAAACTCAAGTCTATCATTGCCTATGGCACACCTGTAACCTTCAAGCAGCTGCTTGATAACGGCAAACCAATTAACACCAGGTCTGCCACTTTGTCATATATGCCGCAGGAGTCTTTAGTAGTACTTTCAGGCAAGGCCTCCATCTGGCAGGGCGAATCACGCATGGAGGGAGAGCGCATAGAATATAATATAAAGACTCAGAAAATGCGCGCCAACAATCAAAAAGCTCAGGGAGGAAGAGTGTCATCCACATTTATTCCTTCAGAACTACAAAAGCAGAAATAG